A single window of Arcobacter venerupis DNA harbors:
- the pobA gene encoding 4-hydroxybenzoate 3-monooxygenase — MKIKKTQVAIIGAGPSGLLLGLLLNKQGIDNVVLERVTGDYVLGRIRAGVLEQGFAKLVREAGAAHNMDTKGEVHDAVEFAFNDTRIEIELTKLTGESVIVYGQVDITRDMMEERAKQGLETIYEASNVQPHDVKSDNPYITYEKDGEQFKLECDYIAGCDGFHGVSRQTIPDDVKTEYEKVYPFGWLGLMSDTKPINPHLIYAKTDRGFALASMRSQTRSRYYIQVPVTDKIEDWSDEKFWEEFKKRMPESARDKLITGPSIEKSIVPTRSFICEPLQYGNMFLVGDAGHIVPPTGAKGLNLAASDVATLYKIFTRVYKEGDKKCIEQYSPIALRRIWNGVRFSWWLTDLLHNFDDTKDEFDKKMETSEIEYFLKSEAGRKIIAEQYVGLPYEDLK; from the coding sequence ATGAAAATCAAAAAAACACAAGTTGCAATTATAGGTGCTGGACCATCTGGATTATTATTAGGATTACTTTTAAATAAACAAGGTATTGATAATGTTGTTTTAGAAAGAGTAACAGGAGATTATGTTCTTGGAAGAATTAGAGCAGGGGTTTTAGAACAAGGTTTTGCAAAATTAGTTCGTGAAGCTGGAGCTGCACATAATATGGATACAAAAGGTGAAGTTCACGATGCTGTTGAATTTGCTTTTAATGATACAAGAATTGAAATAGAACTTACAAAACTTACAGGTGAAAGTGTAATTGTATATGGACAAGTTGATATTACAAGAGATATGATGGAAGAGAGAGCAAAACAAGGTTTAGAGACTATTTATGAAGCTTCAAATGTTCAACCTCACGATGTAAAATCTGATAATCCATATATTACTTATGAAAAAGATGGAGAGCAGTTTAAATTAGAGTGCGATTATATTGCTGGTTGTGATGGTTTTCATGGAGTTTCAAGACAAACAATTCCAGATGATGTAAAAACAGAGTATGAAAAAGTATATCCATTTGGATGGTTAGGACTTATGAGTGATACAAAACCTATCAATCCACATTTGATTTATGCAAAAACTGATAGAGGATTTGCATTAGCATCTATGAGATCACAAACACGATCAAGATATTATATTCAAGTTCCAGTAACTGATAAAATAGAAGATTGGAGTGATGAAAAATTTTGGGAAGAGTTCAAAAAAAGAATGCCAGAGAGTGCAAGAGATAAGTTAATTACAGGTCCAAGTATTGAAAAAAGTATAGTTCCAACTAGATCATTTATTTGTGAGCCACTTCAATATGGAAATATGTTTTTAGTTGGAGATGCAGGACATATTGTTCCACCAACTGGTGCAAAAGGTCTTAACTTAGCAGCTTCTGATGTTGCAACATTATATAAAATTTTCACAAGAGTATATAAAGAAGGTGATAAAAAATGTATTGAACAATATTCACCAATTGCATTAAGAAGAATTTGGAATGGTGTGAGATTTTCTTGGTGGTTAACTGATTTATTACATAACTTTGATGATACAAAA
- a CDS encoding IclR family transcriptional regulator, translated as MNNSSNLSSVENALKILECFTIDETEKRVTQIAIELDLAKSTVSRLLKTLLNKGYVKKNPETQKYSLGTKILTLYSSLMSEMEVVKEAHTILEELAHETSESVQLAELEGSSVIYMEQIKSSYPIQIFAHIGRINPIHCTSSGKLLFAYQKESVIDKLLEMNFHRYTSSTVTNPVILKEELKEIKKLGYCYIQNEFIDGIVSIAAPIRDYNKNIIAAVSLVGPIQRINGVKAQQFINKVVEASKKISLKMGYRT; from the coding sequence ATGAACAATAGTTCGAATTTATCTTCTGTAGAAAATGCTTTAAAAATACTTGAATGTTTTACTATTGATGAGACAGAAAAAAGAGTCACTCAAATTGCAATTGAGTTAGACTTAGCAAAAAGTACAGTTAGTAGACTTTTAAAAACTTTGTTAAATAAAGGTTATGTTAAAAAAAATCCAGAAACACAAAAATACTCCCTTGGAACAAAAATTTTAACTTTATATAGTTCTTTGATGTCAGAGATGGAAGTTGTAAAAGAAGCACATACAATTTTAGAAGAACTTGCACATGAGACTTCCGAGTCAGTTCAATTAGCAGAATTAGAAGGCTCAAGCGTAATATATATGGAACAAATTAAATCAAGTTATCCAATACAAATCTTTGCACATATAGGAAGAATAAATCCCATTCACTGTACAAGCTCAGGAAAATTACTCTTTGCATATCAAAAAGAGAGCGTAATTGATAAGCTTTTAGAAATGAATTTTCATAGATATACCTCATCAACTGTGACTAATCCTGTTATATTAAAAGAGGAATTAAAAGAAATTAAAAAACTTGGTTATTGTTATATTCAAAATGAGTTTATAGATGGTATTGTTTCCATCGCTGCACCAATAAGGGATTATAATAAAAATATAATAGCAGCGGTTTCTTTAGTTGGCCCAATTCAAAGGATAAATGGAGTAAAAGCTCAACAATTTATAAATAAAGTTGTTGAAGCTAGTAAGAAGATTTCTTTGAAGATGGGGTATAGAACCTAG
- a CDS encoding nucleotidyl transferase AbiEii/AbiGii toxin family protein, with protein sequence MYNFFKQKEMFDVAFQLLEENNLKEVSSLGGGTALAVYYWNHRYSTDIDIFIYDKENRTHLLKPSNWSQEIKSKMNSIGYDENFRHNDIYTEIIIDENSKIQFFDVIKKSYNPYLKVHLWNREVIIDSIEEIIAKKIYYRGDVGNARDLFDIAIAIHKEPDIFTRMILSKDKIKILYETVLNINNSEELKNLYLAEIILMNPNSEYQILANNAISYLTLFLENIVASYDIGYELSSEEYIFIENEVWVY encoded by the coding sequence ATGTATAATTTTTTTAAACAAAAAGAAATGTTTGATGTAGCTTTTCAATTATTAGAAGAAAATAATTTAAAAGAAGTCTCTTCTTTAGGTGGAGGTACAGCCTTGGCTGTATATTATTGGAATCATAGATATTCAACTGATATTGATATTTTCATTTATGATAAAGAAAATAGAACACATTTACTTAAACCTTCAAATTGGAGTCAAGAAATAAAATCTAAAATGAACTCAATAGGTTATGACGAAAATTTCAGACATAATGATATTTATACAGAAATTATTATAGATGAAAATTCAAAAATACAATTTTTTGATGTAATAAAAAAATCATACAATCCATATTTAAAGGTACATTTATGGAATAGGGAAGTTATAATAGATTCTATTGAAGAGATTATTGCTAAAAAGATTTATTATAGAGGTGATGTTGGAAATGCCAGAGATCTTTTTGATATAGCAATAGCTATTCATAAAGAGCCTGATATTTTTACAAGAATGATTTTATCAAAAGATAAAATAAAAATACTATATGAAACAGTTCTAAATATAAATAATTCTGAAGAATTAAAGAATTTATATTTAGCAGAAATAATACTTATGAATCCAAATTCTGAGTATCAAATATTAGCTAATAATGCCATTTCATATCTGACTTTATTTCTTGAAAATATAGTTGCCTCATATGATATTGGATATGAATTATCAAGTGAAGAATATATTTTTATTGAAAATGAAGTTTGGGTTTATTAA
- a CDS encoding DUF262 domain-containing protein: protein MNIKPKDKTIKSLLISGSQFIIPRFQREYSWDKKNYQEFIDDMLNCLSIKDNKLISDNYFLGTMLFIGDYSESNNLDSNIYVVDGQQRITSITILFSALSDRFREIGEDVLSEQVFRYIMTQNDDGEDIRILESKTHYPYFSFYIQDREKKDKQPPSTEEEEVIKESFIYFHNKLDEKKLRAHLSKTLGSDNVNQLEYKEILKTIRDQVLGTTFISISTPDKKNANKIFEILNAKGKQLSHVDLIKNKIFEIIDEKGSADYAEVKWDAIKKILVSRNESVGLATYYRHFWISTYKKSSANKLYDDFIKIIKPQNRDKYKEFLVEMEDNAKNYIKILNPSRQDYENRKEYFWLVQSLNILMNYFNIVQVRIALLALFKVKDEGLINTKKFKETIQFLENFHFAYNSIVSGAANRFETIYAKFAIEIRKCKNKSEVNTLIDTMLITLLNKLFPNFEQFSNGFIKLTFTKKDNPSNVKTKYAIQKLNSFYEQEEIFSDLGSIEHIVSESSGNNSCNIGNLIILEQRLNNEADNLNYSDKKKIYLKSSYNWIKEFTNNNDDWEIDKIESRAKELSKVYYTNILGKQIHTND from the coding sequence ATGAATATTAAACCAAAAGATAAAACTATAAAATCACTACTTATATCAGGAAGTCAATTTATAATTCCTAGATTTCAAAGAGAGTATTCATGGGATAAAAAAAACTATCAAGAATTCATTGATGATATGCTAAATTGCCTTTCAATAAAAGATAATAAATTAATATCTGATAATTACTTTTTAGGAACAATGCTTTTTATTGGAGATTATTCTGAATCAAATAATCTAGATAGCAATATATATGTAGTAGATGGGCAACAACGTATTACATCAATTACTATATTATTTTCAGCACTTTCGGATAGGTTTCGTGAAATTGGTGAAGATGTATTAAGTGAACAGGTTTTTAGGTATATAATGACTCAGAATGATGATGGAGAAGATATTAGAATTTTAGAAAGTAAAACACATTATCCTTATTTTTCTTTTTATATTCAAGATAGAGAAAAAAAAGATAAACAACCACCGTCAACAGAAGAAGAAGAAGTTATAAAAGAATCATTCATATATTTTCACAATAAATTAGATGAAAAAAAGTTAAGAGCACATTTAAGTAAGACTTTAGGTAGTGATAATGTTAATCAACTTGAGTATAAAGAAATACTAAAAACTATAAGAGATCAAGTGTTGGGTACTACTTTTATTTCAATTTCTACACCAGATAAAAAAAATGCTAATAAAATATTTGAGATACTCAATGCAAAAGGTAAACAATTATCTCATGTTGATTTAATAAAAAATAAAATATTTGAAATTATAGATGAAAAGGGATCTGCTGATTATGCAGAAGTAAAATGGGATGCAATCAAAAAAATTCTTGTCTCACGTAACGAATCAGTTGGGCTAGCAACATATTATAGACATTTTTGGATTTCAACATATAAAAAATCTTCAGCAAATAAATTATATGATGATTTTATTAAAATAATAAAACCACAGAATAGGGATAAATATAAAGAATTTCTAGTTGAAATGGAAGATAATGCCAAAAATTATATCAAAATTTTAAACCCAAGTCGACAGGATTATGAGAATAGAAAAGAATATTTTTGGTTAGTTCAGAGTTTGAATATTTTAATGAATTATTTTAATATAGTTCAAGTTAGGATTGCTTTACTCGCTTTATTCAAAGTGAAAGATGAAGGATTAATTAATACTAAAAAGTTTAAAGAAACTATTCAGTTCTTAGAAAACTTTCACTTTGCATATAATTCAATTGTTAGTGGTGCCGCAAATAGATTTGAAACAATTTATGCAAAATTTGCAATAGAAATAAGAAAGTGTAAAAATAAGTCTGAAGTAAACACATTAATTGATACTATGCTTATTACTCTTTTAAACAAATTATTCCCTAACTTTGAACAATTTTCTAATGGCTTTATAAAATTAACTTTTACAAAGAAAGATAATCCGAGTAATGTTAAAACTAAATATGCAATACAAAAATTGAATTCTTTTTATGAACAAGAAGAGATATTTTCAGATTTAGGAAGTATTGAACATATTGTTTCAGAATCAAGTGGAAATAACTCATGTAATATTGGGAACTTAATTATTTTAGAACAAAGACTTAATAATGAGGCTGATAATCTTAACTATTCAGATAAAAAGAAAATATACTTGAAGTCATCATATAACTGGATAAAAGAATTTACAAACAATAATGATGACTGGGAAATAGATAAAATTGAAAGTCGAGCAAAGGAATTATCTAAAGTATACTATACAAATATACTGGGTAAACAAATTCACACAAATGATTGA
- a CDS encoding aromatic ring-hydroxylating oxygenase subunit alpha, translating into MAQKNGLFPKNAWYVALTSDELKDKPFARQICNINMVFHRKNDGTVVALEDFCPHRGAALSLGYLEDDGIVCGYHGLKVGCKGQVIDMPEQNPKKIPCIGYFPVVEKYGFIWIWPGKKDKADESLIPLLEWANNPEWAFAGGVFDIKCDYRFMIDNLMDLTHEKYVHGTSIGQEEIDESPVITEEEDGYIVTSRYMHNIIAPPFWAFCMKNNNLDPTQRVDRWQKSKFVPPAAVFIDVGVALEGKGGKDAPKEDKVRCTVIDFMTPQSETTMWYFWGMARNFNPTNEQLTQDILKGQGGIFEEDLEILEYQQQNLARFPDKSLISLDIDAGGRKARRILNQMIKTEEEGYIDNK; encoded by the coding sequence ATGGCACAAAAAAATGGATTGTTTCCAAAAAATGCATGGTATGTAGCTCTAACTTCGGATGAATTAAAAGATAAACCTTTTGCTCGTCAGATATGTAATATTAATATGGTATTCCATCGAAAAAATGATGGAACAGTTGTAGCTCTTGAAGACTTCTGTCCTCACAGAGGTGCTGCTTTATCTTTAGGTTATTTAGAAGATGATGGAATTGTTTGTGGTTATCATGGATTAAAAGTTGGTTGTAAAGGTCAAGTAATTGATATGCCAGAACAAAATCCTAAAAAAATACCATGTATTGGATATTTTCCAGTAGTTGAGAAATATGGTTTTATTTGGATATGGCCAGGAAAAAAAGATAAAGCTGATGAGTCTTTAATTCCACTACTTGAATGGGCAAATAATCCAGAATGGGCATTTGCAGGTGGAGTATTTGATATTAAATGTGATTATAGATTTATGATTGATAACTTGATGGATTTAACCCACGAAAAATATGTTCATGGAACAAGTATTGGTCAAGAAGAAATAGATGAAAGCCCAGTTATAACTGAAGAAGAAGATGGATATATTGTTACAAGTAGATATATGCACAATATAATCGCACCACCTTTTTGGGCATTTTGTATGAAAAATAATAATCTAGATCCAACACAAAGAGTTGATAGATGGCAAAAATCAAAATTTGTTCCACCAGCTGCTGTATTTATAGATGTGGGAGTTGCGCTAGAGGGAAAAGGTGGAAAAGATGCACCAAAAGAAGACAAAGTTAGATGTACTGTTATTGATTTTATGACACCACAAAGTGAAACAACAATGTGGTATTTTTGGGGAATGGCAAGAAATTTTAATCCAACAAATGAACAACTAACACAGGATATCTTAAAAGGACAAGGTGGAATTTTTGAAGAAGATTTAGAAATTTTAGAATACCAACAACAAAACCTAGCAAGATTTCCAGATAAAAGTTTAATTAGCTTAGATATAGATGCAGGTGGAAGAAAAGCTAGACGAATTTTAAATCAAATGATTAAAACTGAGGAAGAGGGCTATATAGATAATAAATAA
- a CDS encoding alpha/beta fold hydrolase, protein METKESIVFLSGLLCNETVWEDVSKELENTYDVSIISFQGCDSIEKMAKRVLDTAPQKFVLIGHSMGGRVALEVFNQASNRITKIGLFNTGVHSKSEAEVQGRQKLLDLAKNEGIKSVVKQWLPPMMSKSSLENTLLMEKLEKMANSYSQEDFFKQIHALINRPDAQILLPLINIPTLLLSATEDKWSPISQHEQMQEYIENSTLAIIENASHMAPVEQPIAVSKAIRNWLENK, encoded by the coding sequence ATGGAAACTAAAGAATCAATAGTTTTTCTTTCTGGATTATTATGTAATGAAACAGTTTGGGAAGATGTTTCAAAAGAGTTAGAAAATACTTATGATGTTTCAATTATCTCATTTCAAGGTTGTGATTCAATTGAAAAAATGGCAAAAAGAGTATTAGATACAGCTCCTCAAAAGTTTGTTTTAATAGGTCACTCAATGGGTGGCAGAGTTGCTTTAGAGGTTTTTAATCAAGCTTCAAACAGAATCACAAAAATAGGGCTTTTTAATACAGGAGTTCACAGTAAAAGTGAAGCAGAAGTGCAAGGACGACAAAAACTTCTGGATTTAGCTAAAAATGAGGGGATAAAATCTGTTGTAAAACAGTGGCTTCCTCCTATGATGAGCAAATCTAGTTTAGAAAATACTCTTTTAATGGAAAAACTTGAAAAAATGGCAAATTCATATAGTCAAGAAGATTTTTTTAAACAAATTCATGCACTTATAAATAGACCAGATGCACAAATACTTTTACCATTAATTAATATTCCAACACTTTTATTAAGTGCTACAGAAGATAAATGGAGTCCAATTTCTCAGCATGAACAAATGCAAGAGTATATAGAAAATAGTACGCTAGCAATAATTGAAAATGCAAGTCACATGGCACCAGTTGAACAACCAATAGCTGTATCAAAAGCAATTAGAAATTGGTTAGAAAATAAATAA
- a CDS encoding TRAP transporter substrate-binding protein: MKNLIKKVSCLFIGLLVFSTFLQAKDEKPIKLILHHLHSPNAPTHTKFLLPWAENLKKMSNGRIEVEVFPSMSLGGKPNELYKQSRDGTVDIIWTLAGYTPGVFPRTEVFELPTVHKGSSVATSVAIKENFDLIKDDYKDVKPLMIYVHAGNALHTVNKPITSVGDLKGLKIRTPSRTGGWLIEELGAEAVGMPLPDLPQSLSKNAIDGAFVPFEIFPAFKIQQLTKHSIEGYDGERFGTSVFMLLMNKDKFNSLPKDLQEIIEKSLDIEMVKKVGQLWMDFEKPGIQMQKESSDSDVTTLSADAMKEFDEAGQRVVQRWIKEVDAKGIDGQKLVDEARKAINNSK, translated from the coding sequence ATGAAAAATTTAATAAAAAAAGTAAGTTGTTTATTTATAGGTTTGTTAGTTTTTAGTACATTTTTACAAGCAAAAGATGAAAAACCAATAAAATTAATTCTTCATCATTTACATAGTCCAAATGCACCTACTCATACAAAATTTCTTTTGCCATGGGCTGAAAATTTGAAAAAAATGTCAAATGGAAGAATTGAAGTTGAAGTATTCCCCTCAATGAGTTTAGGTGGAAAACCAAATGAACTTTATAAACAATCAAGGGATGGAACAGTTGATATTATCTGGACATTAGCAGGTTATACTCCAGGAGTTTTCCCAAGAACTGAAGTTTTTGAATTACCAACTGTTCATAAAGGTTCTTCTGTTGCAACATCTGTTGCAATAAAAGAAAATTTTGATTTAATTAAAGATGATTATAAAGATGTAAAACCACTAATGATTTATGTACATGCTGGAAATGCTTTACATACAGTTAATAAGCCAATTACTTCTGTTGGGGATTTAAAAGGTTTAAAAATTAGAACACCATCAAGAACTGGTGGTTGGTTGATTGAAGAATTAGGTGCTGAAGCTGTTGGAATGCCTTTGCCAGATTTACCACAATCTTTATCAAAAAATGCAATTGATGGAGCTTTTGTACCTTTTGAAATTTTCCCAGCTTTTAAAATTCAACAATTAACTAAACATTCAATTGAGGGATATGATGGGGAAAGATTTGGAACTTCTGTATTTATGCTTTTAATGAATAAAGATAAATTTAATTCTTTACCAAAAGATTTACAAGAAATTATTGAAAAAAGTCTTGATATTGAAATGGTAAAAAAAGTTGGTCAACTTTGGATGGATTTTGAAAAACCAGGAATTCAAATGCAAAAAGAATCAAGTGATTCAGATGTAACAACTTTAAGTGCAGATGCAATGAAAGAGTTTGATGAAGCAGGGCAGAGAGTTGTTCAAAGATGGATTAAAGAAGTAGATGCAAAAGGTATTGATGGGCAAAAACTTGTTGATGAAGCAAGAAAAGCAATCAATAATAGTAAGTAA
- a CDS encoding FAD-dependent monooxygenase, translating into MQFHTDGFHGGDPETFKPAKGRESGQGTLPEKLDVLVVGSGPAGLNMAAQLATFPQINTRIIEQKESRMILGQADGLSCRSLEMFNAFGFAYKIMNEGYHVNETTFWVPDPENVANITRTARVNDVKKGISEMPHIVLNQARVHDMYLEVMSKSASRLEVDYGHKLINLEINQEGEYPNIATIECNGEIKKVHTKYVVGCDSARSVVRKAIGRELIGDYANQPWGVVDILPLTTFPDIHYKSIIKSEEGNIIIIPREGGHLVRLYISLDKIEKRGDSKSITLDFLIEKAKKIFHPYEFESKEVSWWTVYEVGHSVTDKFDDVPEDEMDSRMPHVFIAGDACHTHSAKAGQGMNVSMGDSFNLGWKLISVLLGNSDEKLLHTYSGERLAVARGLVEYDHKWSRFMGAPLDDNETFADAAERIKGQFLKGGTFTAGLSVQYTPSLLTGEATYQNLATKIEIGKRFHSATVIRLGDAKTVHLGHVTKTDAKWRLFAFADGSDPMSTDSTIYKLCDYLAKSPNSPIVKYTAKNEDIDSLISLYGIFQQKHYDLRFEDMHPLLKPNVGKYGLIDYEKIYSIDSKNQEDIFDLRGISKEKGCILIIRPDQYVAHILPLDAYEELEKFFDGFLLRKN; encoded by the coding sequence ATGCAATTTCATACAGATGGTTTTCATGGAGGAGATCCAGAAACATTTAAACCAGCAAAGGGACGAGAATCAGGACAAGGTACTTTACCTGAAAAGCTTGATGTTTTAGTTGTAGGAAGCGGGCCAGCAGGACTAAACATGGCTGCACAACTTGCAACTTTCCCACAAATTAATACACGTATAATAGAACAAAAAGAATCTCGAATGATACTTGGACAAGCTGATGGGTTATCATGCCGTTCATTGGAGATGTTTAATGCTTTTGGGTTTGCTTATAAAATTATGAATGAGGGGTATCATGTAAATGAAACTACATTTTGGGTACCAGATCCAGAAAATGTAGCGAATATTACAAGAACAGCTAGAGTTAATGATGTTAAAAAAGGTATTTCTGAAATGCCACACATTGTTCTTAATCAAGCTCGTGTACATGATATGTATTTGGAAGTTATGTCTAAATCAGCTTCTAGATTGGAAGTTGATTATGGCCATAAACTTATAAATTTAGAAATAAACCAAGAAGGTGAATATCCTAATATTGCAACAATAGAATGTAATGGAGAAATAAAAAAAGTTCATACAAAATATGTTGTTGGTTGTGATAGTGCCAGAAGTGTTGTAAGAAAAGCAATTGGTAGAGAACTAATAGGTGATTATGCTAATCAACCTTGGGGAGTAGTAGATATATTACCTTTAACTACTTTCCCTGATATTCATTATAAAAGTATTATAAAGTCAGAAGAAGGAAATATTATTATTATTCCTAGAGAGGGTGGACATTTAGTACGTTTATATATTTCACTTGATAAAATTGAAAAAAGAGGAGATAGTAAATCTATTACTTTAGATTTCCTAATTGAAAAAGCAAAAAAAATATTTCATCCATATGAATTTGAATCTAAAGAAGTATCTTGGTGGACTGTATATGAAGTGGGACATAGTGTGACTGATAAATTTGATGATGTTCCAGAAGATGAAATGGATTCTCGAATGCCACATGTTTTTATTGCAGGAGATGCTTGTCATACACATAGCGCAAAAGCTGGACAAGGAATGAATGTATCTATGGGAGATTCTTTCAATTTAGGATGGAAATTAATTTCCGTTCTTTTAGGTAATAGTGATGAAAAATTATTACATACTTATTCAGGGGAGAGATTAGCTGTAGCTAGAGGATTAGTTGAATATGATCATAAATGGTCAAGATTTATGGGTGCACCTTTAGATGATAATGAAACTTTTGCTGATGCTGCTGAGAGAATTAAAGGGCAATTTCTTAAAGGTGGTACTTTTACAGCTGGTTTATCTGTTCAATATACTCCATCTTTATTAACGGGTGAAGCTACATATCAAAATTTAGCAACTAAGATTGAAATAGGAAAAAGATTTCATTCAGCAACTGTTATAAGATTAGGTGATGCAAAAACAGTTCACTTAGGACATGTTACTAAAACTGATGCAAAATGGAGACTATTTGCATTTGCAGATGGTTCTGATCCTATGAGTACTGACTCTACTATATATAAACTATGTGACTATTTAGCAAAATCACCAAATTCTCCTATTGTAAAATATACAGCAAAAAATGAAGATATTGATTCGCTTATTAGTCTTTATGGTATTTTTCAACAAAAACATTATGATTTAAGATTTGAAGATATGCATCCATTATTAAAACCTAATGTTGGAAAATATGGTCTTATAGATTATGAAAAAATTTATTCAATAGATTCTAAAAATCAAGAAGATATTTTTGATTTAAGAGGTATAAGTAAAGAAAAAGGTTGTATTTTAATTATCAGACCAGATCAATATGTAGCGCATATTTTACCACTTGATGCATATGAAGAACTGGAAAAGTTCTTTGATGGCTTTTTACTAAGAAAAAATTAA
- a CDS encoding OprD family outer membrane porin: MRNLRKTCFALAAVSALGISVNATTLQEAITSGKVSGQIRSVTVMSSYSDNTEAGPYNNANSSAVALMLNYKTADFKGFKAEVGFQAGHSLDLEDSSAAADAPKFYNERENRVTQEGSNLYLANVSYATGNTEAKVGRQLISTPLMSYSDVNPMVDTYNGLSVVNKDLSNTEIKMYVLKDWIERYSADTSASDDAKGDDRITHWKKPTLSLYVKNTSIESLTLEGQYLGVRDDEGNPNDAPVATNGSYKVYYGAFDYKLPVGMPLSIGSFYSAADYDSTVSTGATKLLDKNDTDMYGVKLSGKIGETGFKVAYTKVGDDGDFIGNLGHVPNLFKYNGGQMFTDNFYAGQSSTSLMLIPKLIPDVFTLFAISKYSQTEQGKINTSRGADMDGAVEIMADLKYNLTKELTARLQVAQIDFDSEKVNTDDKMTIGKLYLTYSF, translated from the coding sequence ATGAGAAATCTAAGAAAAACATGTTTTGCATTAGCTGCGGTTAGTGCTCTAGGAATTAGTGTAAATGCAACAACTTTACAAGAAGCAATAACAAGTGGTAAAGTAAGTGGTCAAATTAGATCAGTTACTGTTATGAGTTCATATTCAGACAATACAGAAGCTGGACCGTATAACAATGCGAATTCTTCTGCTGTAGCATTAATGTTGAATTATAAAACAGCTGATTTTAAAGGTTTCAAAGCTGAAGTTGGTTTTCAAGCTGGACATAGTTTAGACCTTGAAGATAGCAGTGCAGCTGCTGATGCACCTAAATTTTATAATGAAAGAGAAAATAGGGTAACACAAGAGGGATCAAATCTTTATCTTGCAAATGTTTCATATGCAACAGGAAATACAGAAGCAAAAGTTGGTAGACAATTAATTTCTACTCCATTAATGTCTTATTCAGATGTAAATCCAATGGTAGATACTTATAATGGATTGTCTGTTGTAAATAAAGATTTATCAAATACAGAAATTAAAATGTATGTTTTAAAAGATTGGATTGAAAGATATTCTGCTGATACATCTGCGTCAGATGATGCTAAGGGTGATGATAGAATTACTCACTGGAAAAAACCAACATTATCTTTATATGTAAAAAACACAAGTATTGAAAGTTTAACTTTAGAAGGACAATATTTAGGTGTTAGAGATGATGAAGGTAATCCAAATGACGCACCTGTAGCTACAAATGGGTCATATAAAGTTTATTATGGTGCATTTGATTATAAATTACCTGTTGGAATGCCTTTATCAATTGGAAGTTTCTATTCTGCTGCTGATTATGATAGCACAGTATCAACAGGTGCTACTAAATTACTTGATAAAAATGATACTGATATGTATGGTGTTAAATTAAGTGGTAAAATAGGTGAAACTGGATTTAAAGTTGCATATACAAAAGTAGGTGATGATGGTGACTTTATAGGAAATTTAGGGCATGTACCTAACTTATTTAAATACAATGGTGGACAAATGTTCACTGATAACTTTTATGCAGGACAAAGTTCAACATCTCTTATGTTAATTCCTAAATTAATTCCAGATGTATTTACACTATTTGCAATTTCTAAATATTCTCAAACTGAGCAAGGTAAAATAAATACTTCAAGAGGCGCTGATATGGATGGTGCAGTAGAAATTATGGCTGATTTAAAATATAACTTAACAAAAGAATTAACTGCAAGATTACAAGTTGCACAAATTGATTTTGATAGTGAGAAAGTTAATACAGACGATAAAATGACAATAGGTAAACTTTATTTAACTTATAGTTTCTAA